From the genome of Cynocephalus volans isolate mCynVol1 chromosome 14, mCynVol1.pri, whole genome shotgun sequence, one region includes:
- the LOC134363118 gene encoding LOW QUALITY PROTEIN: melanoma inhibitory activity protein 2-like (The sequence of the model RefSeq protein was modified relative to this genomic sequence to represent the inferred CDS: inserted 1 base in 1 codon), whose product MEVPGAAPQPYLGLVLGELCRTVAAWPEDLRPGPGFPWELVTCVALTAFLILLLMWRSVRSVRSRLYVRREKKLAEELSGLIEEKCKLLDKLCVVQEEYEGLESAVKDASFEKESTEAQSLEATYEKLSSSKSKLEDEIVFLAIELKEQKSKHCEQDELVADISKRIQSLEDEAKSIKTQVAGAKIISKILQMNEERLKVAIKDALNENSQLQESHKHLLQDTEVLKEQVSELKKQKITFEDSRVQAEQVLSEKENHINSPTERLLKMTDWAAVLGEDMVADDLELEMKSESQNAARLDDPPEGALKKLIHTAKLHASLKTLEVERNQIYTQLSEVDKRKEELTEHITNLETEQASLQSENTQLESENQKLQLKLQVMTELYRENGMKLHRQLIVEENYRLEKEEELSKVEEKMSHAAEELETYRRRAGDVEGELERSVRSYQGQLTAYEKEAHGSSVAAETAERHLRYLRKVNVYKRQKLAEKELKFELFKKDPSALDVPNTAFGGEHSPCGASPVGRPSSETRAFLSPLRLAPLTPGRGGGRGSRGPENTLDHHQMTNERGESGCDRLNDSNGAPSGFLSPAWEQHQRMTIPPPGHPCSDPALLPRRQDGFDSNAGGTSGPAELGSLNMPSLDKVDGPKSSQTESSRNDTKGDLGNVNVPHSSVPAEREATGPGFAPPPFPAIRGPLFPVDRRGPFMRREPPFPPPPPGSMYGAPPNYFLPRVFPVQPPPPFAMRNVYSPRSFPPYVPLRAGFESPPPHSESRGEFPSGSLLRSNEPAPEXPEAQQET is encoded by the exons ATGGAGGtccccggggctgcccctcagccgtacttgggcCTGGTCCTGGGAGAGCTGTGTaggactgtggcagcatggcctgaagacctgagaccaggccctggttttccgtgggaactggtgacatgtgtgGCTCTTACtgcatttttgattctcttgttaatgtggagaagtgttcgatcggtgagaagccggctttatgtaagaagagagaaaaagcttgctgaagaGCTTTCTggattaattgaagaaaaatgtaaactacttgacaaactttgcgttgttcaagaggagtatgaaggcttagagtcagctgtgaaggatgccagctttgagaaggagtcaacagaagcacaaagcttggaggcaacctatgaaaagctgagcagctccaaatctaaacttgaggatgaaatagtctttctagcaatagaattaaaagaacagaaatctaaacattgtgagcaagatgaattggtggcagatatttcaaaaaggatacagtccctagaagatgaagcAAAATCCATCAAGACACAAGTAGCTGGAGCCAAAATAATCTCCAAAATACTTCAAATGAacgaagaacgtctgaaggtggcaataaaagatgccttaaatgaaaattcccaacttcaggaaagccacaAACACCTTTTACAAGACAcagaagtattgaaagaacaagtgagtgaacttaaaaaacagaaaataacatttgaagacTCCAGAGTCCAGGCAGAACAAGttctgagtgagaaagaaaatcacatcaactCTCCtactgaacgcttgctcaagatgacagactgggctgctgtacTTGGAGAAGACATggtggctgatgacttggaattggagatgaagagtgaatcacaaaatgcTGCTCGCTTAGATGACCCACcagaaggagctttgaagaaactgattcacactgctaagttacatgcttctttaaaaaccctagaagtagaaagaaaccaaatttacactcagttgtctgaagtagataaaagaaaggaagagcttaCAGAGCATATTACAAACCTcgagactgaacaagcatctttacagtcagaaaacacacaattggaaagtgaaaatcagaagcttcaaCTGAAACTTCAAGTAATGACTGAATTGTATcgagaaaatggaatgaaactccacaggcaATTAATAGTAGAGGAAAAttaccggttagagaaggaggaggaacttTCCAAAGtggaagagaagatgagccatgcagctgaggaactggagacctacagaaggcgAGCCGGAGATGTGGAaggagaattggagagaagcgttcgttcttatcaagggcagttgacggcctatgagaaagaagcgcatggcagttcggtggcagctgagactgctgaaagacacctcaggtatttaaggaaagtaaatgtttacaagagacaaaaattagctgaaaaagagttgaaatttgaacttttcaaaaaagatccttcTGCACTTGATGTTCCAAATACAGcctttggcggagagcattccccatgtggtgcctcaccagtgggtcgaccttcatccgaaacgagagcttttctctctccactcagactcgcacctttgactccagggcgaggaggaggaagaggctcaagaggcccagagaatactctggaccatcatcagatgaccaatgaaagaggagaatcgggctgtgataggttaaacGATTCTAACGGAGCAccttctgggttcctgtcacctgcGTGGGAACAGCACCAGAGGATGacgatccctccaccaggccacccatgttctgatccagctcttcttccacgaaggcaagacggatttgattctaATGCTGGTGGAACGTCTGGACCTGCAGAACTCGGAAGTCTTAAtatgccttctttggataaagtggatgggccaaagtcttcacaaacggaatccagcagaaatgataccaaaggcgaccttggtaatgtaaatgtgcctcattcatctgtgcctgctgaaagggaagcaactggccctggctttgctcctccaccttttcctgcaatcagaggtccattgtttccagtggataggaggggtccattcatgagaagagaacctccttttcctccacctcctccaggaagcatgtatggagctcctccaaattattttctaccaagggttttccctgtccagccaccacctccatttgcaatgagaaatgtctattcaccgaggagttttcctccttatgttcctctaagagctggatttgaatctccacccccacattctgaaagtaggggtgagttcccttcagggtcgctTCTGcgctcaaatgagcctgctcctg atccagaagcacagcaagaaacctga